A stretch of the Clostridium botulinum genome encodes the following:
- a CDS encoding lytic transglycosylase domain-containing protein, whose product MKKRKFTAIWIVLIILIITVINIKPIGRILYPIKYKDYIMKYSEEYNLNPYLVSAVIKAESNFEKNAKSNKGAIGLMQLTPSTAKWAAKEMKVKNFKVDMLYNEEFNIKMGCWYIDNLKQEFNNNIKLVLAAYNGGRGNVKKWLNNKQNSKNGIDLNYIPFKETDKYVKKVDVSQKIFEFLYTNDKGYIKVMKEIISSYFS is encoded by the coding sequence ATGAAAAAGAGAAAGTTCACGGCGATTTGGATAGTACTAATTATATTAATTATAACTGTTATTAATATAAAGCCTATAGGAAGGATACTATATCCAATAAAATATAAAGATTATATAATGAAATATTCAGAAGAATACAATTTAAATCCTTATTTAGTATCAGCAGTGATAAAAGCTGAAAGTAATTTTGAAAAAAATGCAAAGTCTAATAAAGGTGCAATTGGTCTTATGCAACTGACGCCATCTACAGCAAAATGGGCTGCGAAAGAAATGAAAGTTAAAAATTTTAAGGTTGATATGCTTTATAATGAGGAATTTAATATTAAAATGGGTTGCTGGTATATAGACAATTTAAAACAAGAGTTTAATAATAATATTAAATTGGTTTTAGCAGCCTATAATGGTGGACGAGGTAATGTTAAAAAATGGCTAAATAATAAACAAAACTCAAAGAATGGAATAGATTTGAACTATATACCATTTAAAGAAACCGATAAGTATGTAAAAAAAGTAGATGTAAGTCAAAAAATATTTGAATTTTTATATACTAATGATAAAGGATATATTAAGGTTATGAAAGAAATTATATCAAGTTATTTTTCATAA
- the coaE gene encoding dephospho-CoA kinase (Dephospho-CoA kinase (CoaE) performs the final step in coenzyme A biosynthesis.) yields MIKVGLTGGIGSGKSTVSNILKSKNIPIIDADLISREVLHIYPEILEEIKSVFGKEFIDEKGNLKRRELGNYIFDKDVLRKKLENIIIPYIKKEIFKGVEEYSNLHKKICVVDAPTLIEHHINESMDVNILVWVDKKTQIERVKTRDNMSEEEVLQRINAQMSLEEKSKYVDFTIDNSGNLNTTKEQLDEILKKVMEH; encoded by the coding sequence ATGATAAAAGTTGGATTAACAGGGGGAATTGGAAGTGGAAAAAGTACTGTGTCTAATATTCTGAAATCTAAAAATATTCCTATAATAGATGCAGACCTTATTTCAAGAGAAGTTCTACATATATATCCAGAAATATTAGAAGAAATAAAAAGTGTTTTTGGAAAAGAGTTTATAGATGAAAAAGGAAATCTAAAAAGAAGAGAGCTTGGAAATTATATATTCGATAAGGATGTTCTTAGAAAAAAATTAGAAAATATAATAATACCATATATAAAAAAAGAGATATTTAAAGGAGTTGAGGAATATAGTAATTTACATAAGAAAATATGTGTTGTTGATGCTCCTACATTAATTGAACACCATATAAACGAAAGTATGGATGTAAATATATTAGTTTGGGTAGATAAAAAAACACAAATTGAAAGAGTTAAAACTAGAGATAATATGAGTGAAGAAGAAGTTTTACAGAGAATAAATGCTCAAATGTCTTTAGAGGAAAAAAGTAAATATGTAGATTTTACTATAGATAATAGTGGAAATTTAAATACGACAAAAGAACAGTTAGATGAAATTTTAAAAAAGGTTATGGAACATTAG
- the polA gene encoding DNA polymerase I, translating into MNKERLLILDGHSLMYRAFFALPPLTNKEGVHTNAIYGFIKMLLKMKEEIKPNYIVTAFDKKAPTFRHKEYEDYKAGRAKMPSELNEQFPIVKDILNKLAINIFEIDGFEADDLIGTLSQFAEKKGIEVYIVTGDKDALQLATDNVKIVINKKGMSEKEIYDRNRMVEEYEVTPTQFIDVKGLMGDKSDNIPGVPGIGTKTAFKLIKKYGSIENVLENVENISGKKMKQNLIEYREQAIFSKKLATICTNVPIEIDLEEIKSKENYDIEGVRQLFESLGFKSLIQNIVSSDNQEEPENNEEKIEKINIKVESSNIETVDKLSNLLSDIKDTVYFQVECVNENVYSKIEFNTIYIRNEEKIYVVNINKIKNENCDKYLELLKKLFEDENIKKISHDIKNIYVVLRKYDIDAKNFSFDTKIAAYLLQPSKSDYILREIILEKLSINIHESDEECKIKETYCIKEIYEKLQKEIKAANMEELFYNVELPLVKVLASMEYEGFKIDKDRLTEIGEKFKVKIETLEKEIHEFADEDFNIKSPKQLGKILFEKLDLPVIKKTKTGYSTNAEVLEKLKDSHPIISKIIEYRQITKLDSTYVEGLKHVIDKDGKIHSSFNQTVTTTGRLSSTEPNLQNIPIKYEMGREIRKVFVPNNEESVIFSADYSQIELRVLAHIANDEKLIDAFKHHKDIHTITASEVFKVPIDEVTPLMRSNAKAVNFGIVYGIGAFSLSKDINVSRKEAKEYIDTYFNRYPNVKKYIDDIISKAEQDGFVTTIMNRKRYIPEVQSRNKIVRSFGERLAMNTPIQGSAADLIKLAMVHVYEELIKRNFKSTLILQVHDELILNVYKDELEEVKQMVVEKMEGVMNLLVPLEADVNVGTTWYEAK; encoded by the coding sequence ATGAATAAAGAAAGATTGTTAATACTTGATGGTCATAGTCTTATGTATAGAGCTTTTTTCGCATTGCCACCACTTACTAATAAAGAAGGAGTACATACTAATGCAATATATGGTTTTATAAAGATGCTTTTAAAAATGAAAGAGGAAATAAAACCTAATTATATAGTAACTGCTTTTGATAAAAAAGCGCCTACTTTTAGACATAAAGAATATGAGGACTATAAAGCAGGAAGAGCAAAAATGCCATCAGAATTAAATGAACAGTTTCCTATAGTTAAAGATATTTTAAATAAACTTGCTATAAATATATTTGAAATTGATGGATTTGAAGCGGATGATTTAATAGGTACACTATCTCAATTTGCAGAAAAAAAAGGCATAGAGGTATACATAGTAACAGGAGATAAAGATGCTCTTCAACTTGCAACGGATAATGTAAAAATAGTTATAAATAAAAAAGGTATGAGTGAAAAAGAAATATATGATAGAAATAGAATGGTAGAAGAATATGAAGTTACTCCTACACAATTTATAGATGTAAAAGGTCTTATGGGAGATAAATCAGATAACATTCCTGGTGTTCCTGGAATAGGGACTAAAACTGCTTTTAAACTCATAAAAAAATATGGAAGTATTGAAAATGTTTTGGAGAATGTTGAAAATATTAGTGGTAAGAAAATGAAACAAAATCTTATAGAATATAGAGAACAAGCTATATTTAGTAAGAAACTTGCAACTATATGTACAAATGTTCCTATAGAAATTGACTTAGAAGAAATAAAGTCTAAAGAAAATTATGATATAGAAGGTGTTAGGCAATTATTTGAGAGTCTTGGATTTAAAAGTTTAATTCAGAATATTGTTAGTAGTGATAATCAAGAAGAGCCTGAAAACAATGAGGAAAAGATAGAAAAGATAAATATAAAAGTAGAATCTTCTAATATAGAAACTGTTGATAAATTATCTAATTTATTAAGTGATATAAAAGATACAGTATATTTTCAAGTAGAGTGCGTAAATGAAAATGTATATTCAAAAATAGAATTTAACACTATCTATATAAGAAATGAAGAAAAGATTTATGTTGTTAATATAAATAAAATAAAAAATGAAAACTGTGATAAGTATTTAGAACTTCTAAAAAAATTATTTGAAGATGAAAATATTAAAAAAATATCTCATGATATTAAAAATATATATGTGGTTTTACGTAAATATGATATTGATGCAAAAAACTTTAGCTTTGATACTAAAATAGCGGCATATTTACTTCAGCCTTCAAAATCAGATTATATATTAAGAGAAATAATATTAGAAAAGTTATCTATAAATATACATGAATCAGATGAGGAGTGTAAAATAAAAGAGACTTATTGTATAAAGGAAATATATGAAAAATTACAAAAAGAAATAAAAGCAGCTAATATGGAAGAGTTATTTTATAATGTAGAATTACCTCTTGTTAAAGTATTAGCGTCTATGGAATATGAAGGTTTTAAGATAGATAAAGATAGATTGACAGAAATAGGAGAAAAGTTTAAGGTTAAGATTGAAACGCTAGAAAAAGAAATACACGAATTTGCAGATGAAGATTTTAACATAAAATCTCCAAAACAATTGGGAAAAATTCTATTTGAAAAGTTAGATCTACCTGTAATTAAAAAAACAAAAACAGGATATTCAACTAATGCAGAAGTGCTTGAAAAGCTTAAGGATAGTCATCCTATAATATCTAAAATAATAGAGTATAGACAAATTACTAAATTAGATTCAACTTATGTTGAAGGTTTAAAACATGTAATTGATAAAGATGGAAAAATACATTCTAGCTTTAATCAAACAGTTACAACTACTGGAAGATTATCAAGTACAGAACCTAATCTTCAAAATATACCAATAAAATATGAAATGGGAAGAGAAATAAGAAAAGTATTCGTTCCTAATAATGAAGAATCAGTTATATTTTCTGCGGATTATTCTCAAATAGAATTAAGAGTTCTTGCTCATATTGCCAATGATGAAAAGCTAATTGATGCATTTAAACATCATAAAGATATTCACACAATAACAGCATCAGAAGTCTTTAAGGTACCTATAGATGAAGTAACTCCTCTTATGAGAAGTAATGCAAAGGCAGTAAACTTTGGAATTGTATATGGTATAGGTGCATTTAGTCTTTCAAAAGATATAAATGTATCAAGAAAAGAAGCTAAGGAATATATAGATACTTATTTTAATAGATATCCTAATGTAAAAAAATATATAGATGATATAATAAGCAAAGCAGAACAAGATGGTTTTGTAACAACAATAATGAATAGAAAAAGATATATACCAGAAGTACAATCTAGAAATAAAATAGTTCGTTCTTTTGGAGAAAGACTTGCTATGAATACCCCAATTCAAGGAAGTGCAGCAGATCTAATAAAACTTGCAATGGTGCATGTGTATGAAGAATTAATAAAAAGAAATTTCAAAAGTACACTTATACTTCAAGTTCACGATGAATTAATATTAAATGTATATAAGGATGAACTAGAAGAGGTTAAACAAATGGTAGTGGAAAAAATGGAAGGTGTAATGAATCTGTTAGTACCGTTAGAAGCTGATGTGAATGTTGGAACAACGTGGTATGAAGCCAAATAA
- a CDS encoding DUF2238 domain-containing protein — MGKSNKLLHGTFLIIFIMVFIWYSISPMDRFTWFLEVIPAIIGFIVVILTYKQFKLTNIVYILILIHAIILIIGGHYTYAEMPFFNWLRDTFSLERNYYDRLGHFAQGFIPAIVSREILLRKSILKRGKMLNFIIICICLAISATYELIEWGVAEATETAAEAFLGTQGDVWDTQWDMFLALVGSIVALVSLSKIHDSFLRKLGYTK; from the coding sequence ATGGGTAAAAGTAATAAATTATTACACGGTACATTTTTGATAATATTTATTATGGTTTTTATATGGTATTCAATTAGTCCTATGGATAGATTTACTTGGTTTTTAGAAGTTATTCCTGCAATAATTGGATTTATAGTAGTAATCTTAACATATAAACAGTTTAAACTTACAAATATAGTGTATATTTTGATTTTAATACATGCTATTATTTTAATTATTGGTGGACATTATACATATGCTGAAATGCCATTTTTTAATTGGCTTAGAGATACGTTTTCTCTTGAAAGAAACTATTATGATCGTTTAGGACATTTCGCACAAGGATTTATCCCTGCTATAGTTAGTAGAGAAATACTATTACGTAAGTCAATATTAAAAAGAGGAAAAATGCTTAATTTTATAATTATATGTATATGTCTTGCTATAAGTGCTACATATGAACTCATAGAATGGGGTGTGGCAGAAGCAACGGAAACAGCTGCAGAAGCGTTTTTAGGTACTCAAGGTGATGTGTGGGATACTCAATGGGATATGTTTTTAGCTTTAGTTGGAAGTATAGTTGCTCTAGTTAGTTTAAGTAAAATACATGACTCATTTTTAAGGAAACTTGGTTATACTAAATGA
- a CDS encoding transposase: MIITLNIQSENIYFKIFETVNIAFNKLGINTRKTKGRPPKYSDQQIVACMIYGVNNSIFSLRELEYKIKQDIVFQKIIGLKEVPDHSTFSLRAIALEKYVYSGIYAMLIELINPSTRICAIDGTALRSSLYDSEARYGKGTRLGKYKGYKLNCTACVYNNVLPLSFAITTANVYDNQVQGLLYELKTYNTFIVLADAAYDDAQWFKVSKTLEYNLLTDVNMRKAKSIESFKDESRYKNALFMQSPIGKNLYKNRLKIEQLFSILKGLYNLENPRLYGQKRYERHVKWVLLSYIIDEFNKVNSKISSRKYPWNL, translated from the coding sequence ATGATTATAACATTAAATATACAAAGCGAAAACATTTATTTTAAAATTTTTGAAACTGTTAATATTGCATTTAATAAACTTGGCATTAATACTAGAAAAACTAAAGGTAGACCGCCTAAATATTCAGATCAACAAATTGTTGCATGTATGATATATGGTGTAAATAATAGTATTTTTAGTCTTAGGGAACTTGAATATAAAATTAAACAAGATATTGTATTTCAAAAGATTATAGGTTTAAAAGAAGTTCCTGACCATTCTACATTTTCTTTAAGAGCGATAGCTTTAGAAAAATACGTGTACTCTGGCATTTATGCTATGCTTATTGAACTTATAAATCCGTCAACTAGAATTTGTGCTATTGATGGTACTGCATTAAGGAGCTCATTATATGATAGCGAAGCTAGGTATGGAAAAGGAACTCGACTTGGCAAATATAAAGGATATAAGTTAAATTGTACCGCTTGTGTATATAATAATGTATTGCCTTTATCATTTGCTATAACTACTGCAAATGTATATGATAATCAAGTCCAAGGATTGTTATATGAACTCAAAACTTATAATACATTTATTGTACTTGCCGATGCTGCTTATGATGATGCTCAATGGTTTAAAGTTTCTAAAACTCTAGAATATAATTTATTAACAGACGTAAATATGCGTAAAGCAAAGAGTATAGAATCTTTTAAAGATGAATCTAGATATAAAAATGCTCTTTTTATGCAATCGCCAATAGGTAAAAATTTATATAAAAATAGGCTAAAAATTGAACAATTATTTTCTATACTTAAAGGACTCTATAATCTAGAAAACCCTAGACTTTACGGACAAAAACGCTATGAACGCCATGTTAAGTGGGTTCTTTTATCGTATATTATAGACGAATTTAATAAGGTTAACAGCAAAATAAGTTCTAGAAAATATCCTTGGAATCTATAG
- a CDS encoding CPBP family intramembrane glutamic endopeptidase gives MKKSIVYTGLYIFIGFIAPRILNTFIASTNTILYNIILYTILAVLAFVLFRKELYEDFREFLLHPWKIIGITLLTFCLIMLCSTIFIIIPGTNQLTQNQDLVNKFLSTSIVPIFIVVIVGPFVEEIIFRHILIGKLQNKIPQWILCTLSILTFGIIHIHTFTLAGILEIKQYIIIGTAMTILYTKNKNNLSYPVAAHIFNNLIATILSLASQLH, from the coding sequence ATGAAAAAATCAATTGTATACACAGGATTATATATTTTTATAGGATTTATTGCACCTAGAATATTAAATACATTTATAGCATCTACAAATACAATATTATATAATATAATATTGTATACTATTTTAGCAGTTTTAGCTTTTGTTCTATTTAGGAAAGAACTATATGAAGATTTTCGAGAATTTCTGCTACACCCTTGGAAAATTATAGGTATAACCCTATTAACCTTTTGTTTAATTATGCTTTGCTCGACTATTTTCATTATTATTCCAGGAACAAATCAATTAACACAAAATCAAGATTTAGTAAACAAATTTCTTTCTACATCTATTGTTCCAATATTTATAGTTGTAATTGTGGGTCCATTCGTAGAAGAAATTATATTTAGACATATTTTAATTGGAAAACTTCAAAATAAAATACCACAATGGATATTATGTACCTTATCAATTCTTACTTTTGGAATTATTCATATTCATACATTTACATTAGCTGGTATTCTAGAAATTAAACAATACATAATAATTGGAACTGCAATGACTATTTTATATACAAAAAACAAAAATAACTTATCATATCCCGTAGCTGCACATATATTTAATAATTTAATTGCAACTATATTAAGTTTAGCGTCTCAACTGCACTAG
- a CDS encoding FUSC family protein: protein MNKKLIISKTILFVLIVSFIIAFQKIFGIENTLIGVTVITATLMLLEEDLTVSPFEYFIYFMGINLLLGVLAFVASLNLWLGIVVNFIAMFIIGFLFCYDLKSNLYIPFGLQYLFMLSMPILQNQLVGRLGSLVFGAAFIVVIQLIFNKHRLTKASNKIVESILKKISNKIQLITDKNLDIDIDIDSEIEKEIRQIKKLIYSKKKDGFYLTEGGRINLGIVSLLESINLSINDLKNDYEENNLEEVLQYLNNKIKRLYEYRESVEELNVIKKEIKENLSCKSYNNNLSEKKILINLDILCDYFVQLYNLENQNYIDKTNPVPFEFNAMNVLKRNFTANSLKFSYAFRLGICVSISIFIMDYFKIHEAKWMAYTVFSIVQPYSEHSKIKSLQRLKGTVIGGIIFIVLFSIFKNPIIRSVIVIGTGYIDGYNTTYDKKMICVTISALGTAAVTASIGSVLGYRILFVLLGLLVALMANKFILPYTLKDSTEDLMCMSDSIMDKLIEESKMYISKRNNKYTIENLFIIFSLIEDKLNLNKLHKHIKDYEQHLKNKKKVITNIYEMYIWAENDKILSNKFKEMLTKISNNNELNYWGNTSINKS from the coding sequence ATGAATAAAAAATTAATAATATCTAAAACAATATTATTTGTACTCATAGTTTCTTTTATAATAGCTTTTCAAAAAATATTTGGAATAGAAAATACTCTTATAGGGGTTACTGTTATAACAGCAACTTTGATGTTATTGGAAGAGGATTTAACTGTATCTCCATTTGAATATTTTATATATTTTATGGGAATTAATTTATTGCTTGGAGTCTTGGCTTTTGTAGCAAGTTTAAATTTATGGTTAGGTATTGTAGTGAATTTTATAGCTATGTTTATTATAGGATTTTTATTTTGTTATGATTTAAAAAGTAATTTATATATTCCTTTTGGATTACAATATTTATTTATGTTAAGTATGCCTATTTTACAAAATCAACTTGTAGGTAGACTAGGTTCATTAGTATTTGGAGCTGCATTTATAGTGGTGATACAACTAATATTTAATAAACATAGATTAACTAAAGCCAGTAATAAGATTGTGGAAAGTATACTTAAAAAAATTAGTAATAAAATACAATTAATAACTGATAAAAATCTAGATATTGATATAGATATAGATAGTGAGATTGAAAAAGAAATACGACAAATAAAGAAGCTTATATATAGTAAAAAGAAAGATGGATTTTATTTAACAGAAGGTGGACGAATAAATCTTGGCATAGTGTCTTTATTAGAAAGCATAAACTTGTCTATAAATGATTTAAAGAATGACTATGAAGAAAATAATTTAGAAGAAGTTTTACAATATTTAAATAACAAAATAAAGAGATTATATGAATATAGAGAAAGTGTAGAGGAATTAAATGTTATTAAGAAGGAAATAAAAGAAAATTTAAGTTGCAAGAGTTATAACAATAATTTAAGTGAAAAAAAAATATTAATAAATTTAGATATATTGTGTGATTACTTTGTACAACTTTATAATTTAGAAAATCAGAATTATATTGATAAAACTAATCCTGTTCCTTTTGAATTTAATGCTATGAATGTACTAAAAAGAAATTTCACTGCCAATTCTTTGAAATTTTCATATGCATTTAGATTAGGTATATGTGTTTCGATATCAATATTTATAATGGATTATTTTAAAATACATGAAGCCAAATGGATGGCATATACAGTTTTTTCAATTGTTCAACCTTATTCAGAGCATTCAAAGATAAAATCTTTACAAAGGTTAAAGGGAACAGTAATAGGTGGGATAATATTTATTGTATTATTTAGTATATTTAAGAATCCAATTATAAGATCTGTAATTGTTATAGGTACAGGATATATAGATGGATATAATACCACTTATGATAAAAAGATGATTTGTGTTACTATATCTGCATTAGGAACAGCGGCTGTAACTGCTAGCATAGGATCAGTATTGGGGTATAGAATATTATTTGTTTTATTAGGATTATTAGTTGCATTAATGGCAAATAAATTTATATTGCCATACACATTGAAGGATTCAACCGAGGACCTAATGTGCATGAGTGATTCTATTATGGATAAGTTAATAGAAGAATCAAAAATGTATATATCAAAAAGAAATAACAAATATACTATAGAGAATTTATTTATAATATTTTCTCTTATAGAAGATAAGTTAAATTTAAACAAACTTCATAAGCATATAAAAGATTATGAACAACATTTAAAGAATAAGAAAAAAGTAATAACAAATATATATGAAATGTATATTTGGGCTGAAAATGATAAAATTTTATCCAATAAATTTAAAGAAATGCTGACTAAAATTAGTAATAATAATGAGTTAAATTATTGGGGAAATACTTCTATTAATAAAAGCTAG
- a CDS encoding transposase: protein MIITLNIQSENIYFKIFETVNIAFNKLGINTRKAKGRPPKYSDQQIVACMIYGVNNSIFSLRELEYKIKQDIVFQKIIGLKEVPDHSTFSLRAIALEKYVYYGIYAMLIELINPSTRICAIDGTALRSSLYDSEARYGKGTRLGRYKGYKLHCTACVCDSILPLSFSITTANVYDNQLQGLLYELKTYNPFIVLADAAYDDAQWFKVSKTLEYNLLTDVNMRKANSIESFKDESRYKNALFMQSPIGKNLYKNRLKIEQLFSILKGLYNLENPRLYGQKRYERHVKWVLLSYLIDEFNKVNSKINSRKYPWNL from the coding sequence ATGATTATAACATTAAATATACAAAGCGAAAACATTTATTTTAAAATTTTTGAAACTGTTAATATTGCATTTAATAAACTTGGCATTAATACTAGAAAAGCTAAAGGTAGACCGCCTAAATATTCAGATCAACAAATTGTTGCATGTATGATATATGGTGTAAATAATAGTATTTTTAGTCTTAGAGAACTTGAATATAAAATTAAACAAGATATTGTATTTCAAAAGATTATAGGTTTAAAAGAAGTTCCTGACCATTCTACATTTTCTTTAAGAGCGATAGCTTTAGAAAAATACGTGTACTATGGCATTTATGCTATGCTTATTGAACTTATAAATCCATCAACTAGAATTTGTGCTATTGATGGTACTGCATTAAGGAGCTCATTATATGATAGCGAAGCTAGGTATGGAAAAGGAACTCGACTTGGCAGATATAAAGGATATAAGTTACATTGTACCGCTTGTGTATGTGATAGTATATTACCTTTGTCATTTTCTATAACTACTGCAAATGTATATGATAATCAACTCCAAGGATTGTTATATGAACTGAAAACTTATAATCCATTTATTGTACTTGCCGATGCTGCTTATGATGATGCTCAATGGTTTAAAGTTTCTAAAACTCTAGAATATAATTTATTAACAGACGTAAATATGCGTAAAGCAAACAGTATAGAATCTTTTAAAGATGAATCTAGATATAAAAATGCTCTTTTTATGCAATCGCCAATAGGTAAAAATTTATATAAAAATAGGCTAAAAATTGAACAATTATTTTCTATACTTAAAGGATTGTATAACCTAGAAAACCCTAGACTTTACGGACAAAAACGCTATGAACGCCATGTTAAGTGGGTTCTTTTATCATATCTTATAGACGAATTTAATAAGGTTAATAGCAAAATAAATTCTAGAAAATATCCTTGGAATCTATAG
- a CDS encoding NPCBM/NEW2 domain-containing protein, producing MKKHIKILFRFMIFMLLICFFNTRAFAEPIGSNWTNFNEKYNISLSKSWKVNFSKEISLDKIDGAVIEKDNKFIPVNINISGNNSITITPINNYEPNTRYCLKLFLNNNKKYYMYFNTIKEEINYLGKDVSYMNFKKSNLLSNFNTLYDNKTIEPNVSLSPIKENLKDNIGNLYGHGIAFYDTDGVSSMHLEYPLLNKYTRFKGTIGIETSSRSSNGSISVKIYADDEKVYDKLWESETFPENIDLDIQNTQKLIIEVKGNGPALQKHSIGIYNPILIK from the coding sequence TTGAAAAAACATATAAAAATATTATTCAGATTTATGATATTTATGCTGTTAATATGTTTCTTTAATACAAGAGCTTTTGCAGAACCTATAGGTAGTAATTGGACTAACTTTAATGAAAAATATAATATATCATTAAGCAAGTCTTGGAAGGTTAACTTTTCAAAAGAAATATCTTTAGATAAGATAGATGGTGCAGTAATTGAAAAAGATAACAAATTTATACCTGTTAATATTAATATATCAGGCAATAATTCTATAACAATTACCCCTATTAACAACTATGAACCTAATACTAGATATTGCTTAAAACTTTTCTTAAATAATAACAAAAAATACTATATGTACTTTAACACTATCAAAGAAGAGATTAACTATTTAGGAAAAGATGTAAGCTATATGAATTTTAAAAAATCAAATCTTTTATCTAATTTCAATACATTATATGATAATAAAACCATAGAACCTAATGTATCACTTTCTCCAATAAAAGAAAATCTTAAAGACAATATAGGTAATCTTTATGGACATGGTATAGCTTTTTATGATACAGATGGAGTAAGTTCTATGCACTTAGAATACCCTCTTCTAAATAAGTATACACGTTTTAAAGGTACTATAGGAATAGAAACTTCTAGTAGAAGTTCTAACGGATCAATTTCTGTAAAAATCTATGCTGATGATGAAAAAGTTTATGATAAATTATGGGAATCAGAAACTTTTCCTGAAAATATTGATTTAGATATACAAAATACACAAAAACTAATAATAGAAGTTAAAGGAAATGGTCCAGCACTTCAAAAACATTCTATAGGTATATATAACCCTATATTGATAAAATAA